From Candidatus Manganitrophus morganii, the proteins below share one genomic window:
- a CDS encoding DcaP family trimeric outer membrane transporter produces the protein MTKKIAMMIALAVGLFAAGLPFSAAEAAEGPPVDIYGFVQMDAIYDFNSVDPNWEATLRPSRIPVNCSGLTPDAGCGEDGNTLFSVRQSRFGAMADFPTDIGQLQTKFEFDLFGVGADEGQTTIRLRHAYGELGSFLAGQTNSLFMDGDVFPNTIDYWGPGGMVFFRNIQFRWTPLKTDHQKFAVALENPGSALDVGNAATPEGWESWSRAPDITAQYRVDQTWGHAQVAGIGRWLGYQNPTIPTGRNSGHELGGGVNLSGSLKTFGKNKLMAQVAYGRGIAAYFNDCCTDLAPNGALTEGEAVPLLGWLVYYDHYWSEQWSSSIGYSAQNQDNTDGQADDAFNNGAYASGNLLWSPTKEVLMGTEVLWGQRENKNGEKGDDTRVQFSAKYNF, from the coding sequence ATGACAAAAAAAATCGCAATGATGATCGCATTGGCGGTCGGCCTCTTCGCCGCAGGCCTCCCTTTCTCCGCCGCGGAAGCGGCCGAAGGGCCGCCGGTAGATATTTATGGCTTTGTTCAGATGGATGCCATTTATGACTTCAACAGCGTCGATCCCAATTGGGAGGCGACCCTACGTCCCTCCAGGATCCCGGTGAATTGCTCGGGTCTCACCCCCGACGCCGGATGCGGGGAGGACGGGAATACCCTCTTCAGCGTTCGGCAGTCCCGCTTCGGCGCCATGGCCGATTTTCCGACCGACATCGGCCAGCTGCAGACAAAATTCGAATTCGACCTCTTCGGCGTCGGCGCGGATGAAGGTCAAACCACGATCCGCCTGCGCCACGCGTACGGAGAACTTGGGTCCTTCCTGGCCGGCCAGACGAACAGCCTCTTCATGGACGGGGATGTCTTTCCCAACACCATCGATTACTGGGGGCCGGGCGGCATGGTCTTCTTCCGGAACATCCAGTTCCGATGGACGCCGCTGAAAACCGATCATCAGAAATTCGCGGTGGCCCTGGAGAACCCCGGCTCCGCGCTCGATGTGGGGAACGCGGCCACGCCGGAAGGATGGGAGTCATGGAGTCGCGCTCCGGATATCACCGCGCAGTACCGCGTCGACCAGACCTGGGGGCATGCCCAGGTGGCCGGCATCGGCCGCTGGCTCGGGTATCAGAATCCGACCATCCCGACCGGAAGGAATTCCGGACATGAGCTCGGCGGCGGGGTCAATCTGAGCGGAAGCCTCAAGACCTTCGGCAAGAACAAGTTGATGGCCCAGGTCGCCTACGGCAGAGGCATCGCCGCCTACTTTAATGACTGCTGCACCGATCTTGCCCCCAACGGGGCTCTGACGGAAGGCGAGGCGGTGCCGCTGCTGGGGTGGCTTGTTTATTACGATCATTACTGGAGCGAACAGTGGAGCAGCTCTATCGGCTACAGCGCACAGAATCAAGACAATACGGATGGGCAGGCAGACGACGCCTTCAACAACGGGGCCTACGCCTCGGGAAACCTCCTCTGGTCCCCGACCAAGGAGGTCTTGATGGGGACCGAAGTGCTTTGGGGCCAACGCGAAAACAAGAATG
- a CDS encoding type II asparaginase, which produces MRHHTRPIKLFLPMMALLLALAPAAYAKPKIVLLATGGTIAGVQPKEGEPGYKSGEVSVDQLIEAVPEIKEIADLTGEQVANIGSQTMTNDVWVKLAQRTNEVLKGDAAGVVITHGTDTMEETGYFLNLVVKSEKPVVLVGSMRPATAISADGPANLYQAVALAASPEAKGRGPLIVINDEIHYAREVQKINTTQLDAFESPNAGRAGIFIGGKPHFLLPNDETHTTKSPFSVDGVKAESLPRVEVVYSYANFGRDSIDFLVQKGVKGIVLAGVGDGNTTDEALEGLSDAAKKGVAVVRSTRTGSGIVARNMEVDDDKLGLIASNELNPQKSRVLLMLALTQTKDPKKLQEIFNTY; this is translated from the coding sequence ATGAGACATCATACGCGTCCAATCAAATTATTCCTGCCGATGATGGCATTGCTTCTGGCGTTGGCCCCCGCCGCCTACGCCAAGCCGAAGATCGTCCTGCTGGCGACCGGGGGGACCATTGCCGGTGTGCAACCGAAAGAGGGCGAACCCGGCTACAAGTCCGGCGAGGTCTCGGTCGACCAGCTCATCGAGGCGGTCCCCGAGATCAAGGAGATCGCCGATCTCACCGGCGAGCAGGTGGCCAACATCGGCAGCCAGACGATGACGAACGATGTCTGGGTGAAGCTCGCGCAGCGGACCAACGAGGTGCTGAAGGGGGATGCGGCGGGGGTGGTCATCACCCATGGCACCGATACCATGGAAGAGACCGGCTACTTTCTCAATCTCGTGGTGAAGAGCGAAAAGCCGGTGGTGTTGGTCGGCTCCATGCGGCCGGCGACGGCGATCAGCGCGGACGGTCCGGCCAATTTATACCAGGCGGTCGCGCTCGCCGCAAGCCCGGAGGCGAAGGGACGCGGGCCGCTGATCGTCATCAATGACGAAATCCACTATGCGCGCGAGGTTCAAAAAATAAACACCACCCAACTCGACGCATTCGAATCCCCCAATGCGGGCCGTGCCGGGATCTTCATCGGAGGCAAGCCCCATTTCTTACTTCCGAATGATGAGACCCACACCACGAAGAGCCCATTTTCCGTGGACGGGGTAAAGGCCGAGAGTTTGCCCCGGGTGGAGGTGGTCTACTCCTACGCCAACTTCGGCCGCGACTCGATCGATTTTCTGGTGCAAAAGGGGGTCAAGGGAATCGTCCTGGCCGGCGTAGGGGACGGCAATACGACCGATGAGGCGTTGGAAGGTTTGTCCGACGCCGCGAAGAAAGGAGTCGCCGTGGTTCGATCGACCCGGACCGGCAGCGGAATCGTCGCGCGCAACATGGAGGTCGACGACGACAAGCTCGGTCTGATCGCGTCGAATGAATTAAACCCGCAGAAGTCGCGGGTCCTGTTGATGTTGGCATTGACGCAGACCAAAGACCCGAAGAAACTCCAGGAAATTTTCAACACCTATTAA
- the aspT gene encoding aspartate-alanine antiporter: MTEWFVSALRGNPEIALFLAIGLGFWIGSWKFGNFSLGGVTGSLIAALLIGQVHVEVPGLVKTVLFMLFLFGTGYSVGPQFFRSLKGDGLRSLAFTVVHCGVGLAVAYTMARLLQLDLGMSAGLLSGGLTQSAAMGTASDAIMALPLPEAERQRLVNHIAVADAMTYLFGVIAPIVFLTTIAPRLMGIDLKAEAAALESKLGIKRAAPNITSAYQRFAFRAHRVENAEFIGKHIDEVEVIQPGGRMFVERLRRGDRILPVDSNTRIERGDILVLYGRRELVLDFGPRLGPEVDDPELLDFPIQVARVVITNREITGRSFGELASWPAGRGVGVRVVLRGGQEIPISPATVLDRGDVVELIGPQPTVERVAREMGQIEIHTASTNLMLVATAIVLGAFIGLPYLMLGTLKLSLTTSVGVLVAGLVFGWLHAVRPAMGKIPDASVNLMTQLGLAGFVAVVGLHAGPIFIDAIQAAGPQLLIGGAAVTLIPLFVAFWFGRYVLRMHPVLLIGAIAGTQTVAPALIAVQERADSQTPVLGYTVPYALANILLTMWGTFIVLLRSQFG, encoded by the coding sequence ATGACCGAATGGTTTGTTTCAGCGTTGCGCGGAAATCCGGAGATCGCGCTGTTTCTTGCGATCGGCCTGGGATTCTGGATCGGATCGTGGAAGTTCGGCAATTTCAGTCTGGGAGGGGTCACCGGGTCGCTGATTGCGGCGCTGCTGATCGGCCAGGTGCATGTCGAGGTGCCGGGTCTGGTCAAGACGGTCCTCTTCATGCTCTTCCTGTTCGGCACCGGCTATTCCGTCGGTCCGCAGTTTTTCCGTTCCTTGAAAGGGGACGGCCTCCGTTCGCTCGCCTTCACGGTTGTGCATTGCGGCGTCGGGCTTGCCGTCGCCTATACGATGGCGCGACTGCTTCAACTCGATCTCGGCATGTCGGCCGGCCTCCTTTCGGGGGGGCTGACCCAATCGGCCGCGATGGGGACCGCGAGTGATGCGATCATGGCATTACCGCTGCCGGAGGCCGAGCGGCAGCGGCTCGTCAACCATATCGCCGTCGCCGATGCGATGACCTATCTCTTCGGCGTGATCGCTCCGATCGTCTTCCTCACGACCATTGCGCCGCGCCTGATGGGGATCGATCTCAAGGCCGAGGCGGCGGCGCTCGAATCGAAACTCGGGATCAAACGGGCCGCCCCCAACATCACCTCGGCCTATCAGCGGTTCGCCTTCCGCGCCCACCGCGTCGAAAACGCCGAATTCATCGGGAAACACATCGACGAGGTGGAGGTGATCCAGCCGGGCGGAAGAATGTTCGTCGAGCGGCTGCGCCGCGGCGACCGGATCCTTCCGGTCGATTCGAACACGCGGATCGAGCGGGGCGATATCCTGGTCCTCTATGGACGCCGGGAGCTCGTCCTCGACTTCGGGCCCCGCCTCGGTCCCGAAGTCGACGACCCGGAGCTGCTCGATTTTCCGATCCAGGTCGCCCGGGTCGTCATTACCAACCGGGAGATCACGGGACGGAGCTTCGGCGAGCTGGCGAGCTGGCCGGCGGGCCGCGGGGTCGGCGTGCGCGTCGTTCTACGCGGAGGTCAGGAGATCCCGATCTCCCCGGCAACCGTCCTCGATCGCGGGGATGTGGTTGAACTCATCGGACCCCAGCCGACGGTGGAGCGTGTCGCGCGCGAGATGGGCCAGATCGAAATCCACACGGCGAGCACTAACCTGATGCTGGTGGCGACCGCCATCGTCCTCGGGGCTTTCATCGGCCTTCCTTACCTGATGCTGGGAACGTTGAAACTGTCGCTGACGACCAGCGTCGGCGTTCTGGTGGCCGGTCTGGTCTTCGGCTGGTTGCACGCGGTGAGGCCTGCGATGGGAAAGATCCCCGACGCCTCGGTCAACCTGATGACGCAGCTTGGCCTGGCCGGATTCGTCGCGGTGGTCGGTCTGCACGCCGGGCCGATCTTCATCGACGCGATACAGGCGGCCGGTCCGCAACTGCTGATCGGCGGGGCGGCGGTGACGCTGATCCCCCTGTTCGTCGCCTTCTGGTTCGGTCGATACGTGTTGCGGATGCACCCCGTGCTTCTGATCGGCGCCATCGCCGGCACCCAGACCGTGGCGCCGGCGCTGATCGCGGTGCAGGAGAGGGCCGACAGTCAAACGCCGGTCCTCGGTTACACCGTCCCGTATGCGCTGGCCAACATCCTGCTCACCATGTGGGGCACGTTCATCGTATTGTTGCGTTCGCAGTTTGGATAA
- the glsA gene encoding glutaminase A, translated as MKSQRSLRRTVVLMIFMVAVLPMSPFQAMAREVSTDSATLKRLVQEAYAEFKDVKEGKPADYIPELAKVPPDLFGVVIVTAEGEIYTAGDVDHPFTIQSVSKPFTAALVMQEQGDEAIEEKIGVEPTGQKFNSILATQIMEDISANPLVNSGAIAAVSMVRAKSAGERFNKILHFYDHFSGTKLKVIEEVYKSEAATNQRNRAHAYILEAEERIYSDPIEAVDVYTRQCSIGVTAKQLAVMGATLANNGVNPITQEKVLDPSHVPKVLALMMMAGFYDESGEWAYTAGLPAKTGVGGGIVAVVPGKMAIVGFSPRVNDAGNSVRSAKAIEYIAQRLGANVFGG; from the coding sequence ATGAAAAGCCAAAGATCGTTACGACGCACCGTTGTACTCATGATCTTCATGGTCGCGGTGTTGCCGATGTCACCGTTCCAGGCGATGGCCCGGGAGGTCTCCACCGATTCGGCCACCCTCAAACGCCTTGTGCAGGAGGCCTACGCCGAGTTCAAGGATGTGAAAGAAGGGAAGCCGGCCGACTATATCCCGGAGCTGGCCAAGGTGCCGCCCGATCTGTTCGGCGTCGTGATTGTGACGGCGGAAGGGGAAATCTATACCGCCGGCGACGTCGACCACCCCTTTACCATCCAATCGGTCTCCAAGCCGTTCACGGCGGCGCTCGTAATGCAGGAGCAGGGGGACGAGGCGATCGAGGAGAAGATCGGCGTCGAGCCGACCGGCCAGAAGTTCAATTCCATCCTCGCGACACAGATCATGGAGGACATCTCGGCCAATCCGCTGGTCAATTCCGGCGCCATCGCTGCGGTCAGCATGGTTAGGGCGAAGTCGGCCGGGGAGCGCTTCAACAAGATCCTTCATTTTTACGATCATTTCTCCGGAACCAAGCTGAAGGTGATCGAGGAGGTCTACAAATCCGAGGCGGCCACCAACCAGCGCAACCGGGCGCACGCCTACATCCTCGAAGCGGAGGAACGCATCTATTCCGATCCGATCGAAGCGGTCGACGTCTACACACGGCAATGCTCGATCGGGGTGACCGCCAAACAGCTGGCGGTGATGGGGGCGACGCTGGCGAACAACGGCGTCAACCCGATCACTCAGGAAAAAGTCCTCGACCCGAGTCATGTTCCGAAGGTACTCGCCCTGATGATGATGGCCGGTTTCTATGACGAATCGGGAGAATGGGCGTACACGGCGGGATTGCCGGCCAAGACCGGCGTCGGGGGGGGAATCGTCGCGGTGGTGCCCGGGAAAATGGCGATCGTCGGTTTCTCGCCGCGCGTGAACGACGCGGGCAACAGCGTCCGTTCCGCCAAGGCGATCGAGTACATCGCTCAGCGTCTCGGCGCGAATGTATTCGGCGGCTGA